One window of Mesoplodon densirostris isolate mMesDen1 chromosome 15, mMesDen1 primary haplotype, whole genome shotgun sequence genomic DNA carries:
- the TWSG1 gene encoding twisted gastrulation protein homolog 1 — protein sequence MKSHSVVMLTVAILVFLTWVPVSLSCNKALCASDVSKCLIQELCQCRPGEGNCSCCKECMLCLGTLWDECCDCVGMCNPRNYSDTPPTSKSTVEELHEPIPSLFRALTEGDTQLNWNIVSFPVAEELSHHENLVSFLETVNQPHHQNVSVPSNNVHAPYSSDKEHMCTVVYFDDCMSIHQCKISCESMGASKYRWFHNACCECIGPECIDYGSKTVKCMNCMF from the exons ATGAAGTCACACTCTGTTGTTATGCTTACTGTAGCCATCCTGGTGTTCCTGACATGGGTCCCCGTGTCACTGAGTTGTAACAAAGCACTCTGTGCTAGTGACGTGAGCAAATGCCTCATTCAG GAGCTCTGCCAGTGCCGACCTGGAGAAGGCAATTGTTCCTGCTGTAAGGAGTGTATGCTGTGTCTCGGGACGCTTTGGGATGAGTGCTGTGACTGCGTTG GTATGTGTAATCCTCGAAACTACAGTGACACGCCTCCAACTTCAAAGAGCACAGTGGAGGAGCTTCATGAACCCATCCCTTCTCTCTTCCGGGCACTCACAGAAGGAGACACTCAGTTGAACTGGAACATTGTTTCCTTCCCTGTTGCAGAAGAACTTTCACATCATGAGaatcttgtttcatttttagaaaCTGTGAACCAGCCACACCACCAAAATGTGTCTGTTCCCAGCAATAATGTTCATGCACCTTATTCCAGTGACAAAG aacacATGTGTACTGTGGTTTATTTTGATGACTGCATGTCCATACATCAGTGTAAAATATCCTGCGAGTCCATGGGGGCATCCAAATATCGCTGGTTCCATAACGCCTGCTGTGAGTGCATTGGTCCAGAGTGTATCGACTATGGTAGTAAAACTGTCAAATGTATGAACTGCATGTTTTAG